The following are encoded in a window of Hemitrygon akajei chromosome 24, sHemAka1.3, whole genome shotgun sequence genomic DNA:
- the LOC140715690 gene encoding uncharacterized protein, which produces MVQRERRGFLRLESSLLMGAAAGEPAPVPPSLPSCLSPCPSPLPQASRGLSGGDPPRGTPTPTPSLADPEEAEPKKGLRGDSRSLPHTRLCPPASQGQPAPPCGSVSPPTSLGSVAYNGGSDQEEMETDPPSPTPSLPHYPRDYHTSPSYRSSHPSPSLRSRATNSLVSHHPSLSLDSTHTAPSLISRRSYSLASTRPTPSLISRPTPSLVSSVPSQSLASSESTSPSPSSSPSPCPSVVQQDSRPPTSVGEEEESEQEGSGEEYTPPPTNHLVPNPRLHRAVPPHEGTTLPTSRLPLPSPSSASPPHPPTLPSGSHPPTSEEEDSSSSHTPHPDSSLALDSERLRGQDAQIELHNKIKCQH; this is translated from the exons GCGAGCCTGCGCCAGTCCCTCCCTCGCTGCCCTCCTGCCTCTCCCCCTGCCCCTCCCCTTTGCCCCAGGCGAGCCGCGGCCTGAGTGGAGGAGATCCACCGCGGGGGACgcccaccccaacaccctccctCGCCGACCCCGAGGAGGCAGAGCCCAAAAAGGGGCTGAGAGGCGACTCTCGCTCCCTCCCCCACACTCGCCTCTGCCCCCCTGCCTCCCAGGGGCAGCCTGCCCCTCCCTGTGGCTCCGTGAGCCCCCCCACCTCACTCGGCAGTGTGGCCTACAATGGAGGCAGCGACCAGGAGGAGATGGAGACGGACccgccctcccccaccccctctcttccTCACTACCCTCGGGATTACCACACCTCCCCCTCCTACCGCTCCTcccacccttccccatccctccgcTCTCGTGCCACCAACTCCCTCGTCTCTcaccatccctccctctccctcgacTCTACCCATACCGCACCCAGCCTCATCTCCCGGCGTTCCTACTCCCTCGCCTCCACCCGCcccaccccctccctcatctCCCGGCCCACACCTTCCCTCGTCTCGTCTGTCCCCTCCCAGTCCCTTGCCTCCTCAGAGtccacctccccctctccttcatcctccccttccccctgccCCTCCGTCGTCCAGCAGGATTCCCGCCCTCCTACCTCTGTGGGCGAGGAGGAAGAGAGTGAGCAGGAAGGGTCGGGTGAGGAATACACTCCTCCGCCCACCAACCACCTGGTCCCCAACCCCCGCCTCCATCGGGCTGTCCCTCCCCATGAGGGAACCACACTTCCTACCAGCCGGttgcccctcccctccccctcctcagcctcgCCCCCACACCCTCCCACTCTCCCATCGGGATCCCACCCTCCCACCTCTGAGGAAGAGGATTCATCCTCTTCCCACACTCCTCATCCGG ACTCTTCCCTCGCCCTGGACTCCGAACGTCTGCGGGGACAAGATGCACAGATCGAGCTccataacaaaataaagtgtcaACATTAA